A region from the Serinibacter arcticus genome encodes:
- a CDS encoding NAD-dependent epimerase/dehydratase family protein: MTLTSPLPSGRIAVTGSSGKLGRATVADLAAAGYDVVAIDRAPAPDQVRDDAVAALTADLTDLGQAVDALAGCDGVVHLANIPAPGLRPDGVTFTTNVAMNQAVFSAARTHGLRRVVWASSETTLGLPFETPPWYAPIDEAHFPRPESTYALSKVVTEQMAATYARWSGVSHVGLRFSNVMTAQDYRDSFPPSWDDARARSWNLWSYIDVRDAAAASRAALTASEEQLGGAGSAPNVIIAAADTCMRRDSVELLAEVFPDVELRREVTGTGTLFSIEAAERVIGWTPRHSWREVLDARA, from the coding sequence ATGACACTGACGTCCCCCCTCCCCTCCGGCCGCATCGCCGTCACCGGCTCCTCCGGAAAGCTCGGCCGCGCAACCGTCGCCGACCTCGCCGCGGCGGGCTACGACGTCGTCGCGATCGACCGCGCACCGGCCCCCGACCAGGTGCGCGACGACGCCGTCGCCGCCCTCACCGCCGACCTCACCGACCTCGGGCAGGCGGTCGACGCGCTCGCCGGGTGCGACGGCGTCGTGCACCTCGCGAACATCCCCGCGCCGGGGCTGCGGCCGGACGGCGTCACGTTCACCACCAACGTCGCCATGAACCAGGCGGTGTTCTCCGCCGCGCGGACGCACGGGCTGCGCCGGGTGGTGTGGGCCTCCAGCGAGACGACGCTCGGGCTGCCGTTCGAGACGCCGCCCTGGTACGCGCCGATCGACGAGGCGCACTTCCCGCGGCCCGAGAGCACCTATGCGCTGTCGAAGGTGGTGACCGAGCAGATGGCGGCGACGTACGCACGCTGGAGCGGTGTCAGCCACGTCGGCCTGCGGTTCTCCAACGTGATGACCGCGCAGGACTACCGGGACAGCTTCCCGCCGTCGTGGGACGACGCGCGCGCCCGGTCGTGGAACCTGTGGAGCTACATCGACGTGCGCGACGCCGCGGCCGCCTCGCGCGCCGCGCTCACCGCGAGCGAGGAGCAGCTGGGCGGCGCGGGGAGCGCGCCGAACGTGATCATCGCGGCGGCGGACACGTGCATGCGGCGGGACTCGGTCGAACTGCTCGCCGAGGTGTTCCCCGACGTCGAGCTGCGTCGCGAGGTCACGGGGACGGGGACGCTCTTCTCGATCGAGGCGGCGGAGCGGGTCATCGGCTGGACGCCGCGGCACTCCTGGCGCGAGGTCCTCGACGCCCGCGCCTGA
- a CDS encoding aminoglycoside 3'-phosphotransferase — protein sequence MSIPSGAVEIPARVRALARGDRLTPVWRNGLGGLTFRAEGGDAGGSAPTRYLKWGPWNAETSMAAEAERLVWAGRYTRVPEVLEHGADGEHEWLVTAAVAGRSAVDPRWLADPATAVRVVGEGLRALHDALPVADCPFDWGVHARVANALQRGIEVPEELLEPPSIDRLVVCHGDACVPNTLVHDDGAWAGHVDLGALGVADRWADLAVAAMSTGWNYGPGWSDALIAAYGVEPDPLRQAYYADLWNAT from the coding sequence GTGAGCATCCCGAGCGGCGCGGTCGAGATTCCCGCGCGGGTGCGGGCGCTCGCTCGCGGGGACCGCCTCACCCCCGTGTGGCGCAACGGGCTGGGTGGGCTGACGTTTCGCGCGGAGGGCGGCGACGCCGGCGGCAGCGCCCCGACCCGCTACCTCAAGTGGGGCCCGTGGAACGCCGAGACGTCGATGGCCGCCGAGGCGGAGCGGCTGGTCTGGGCCGGCCGGTACACCCGCGTCCCGGAGGTCCTCGAGCACGGCGCCGACGGCGAGCACGAGTGGCTGGTGACGGCCGCGGTCGCGGGGCGCTCCGCCGTCGACCCCCGCTGGCTCGCCGATCCGGCGACGGCCGTGCGCGTCGTCGGCGAGGGGCTGCGCGCGCTGCACGACGCGCTGCCGGTCGCCGACTGCCCGTTCGACTGGGGCGTCCACGCGCGCGTGGCGAACGCGCTGCAGCGCGGGATCGAGGTCCCCGAGGAGCTGCTCGAACCGCCGTCGATCGACCGGCTCGTCGTGTGCCACGGCGACGCGTGCGTCCCGAACACCCTCGTGCACGACGACGGCGCGTGGGCCGGCCACGTGGACCTGGGCGCGCTCGGCGTCGCGGACCGTTGGGCCGACCTCGCCGTCGCCGCGATGAGCACCGGGTGGAACTACGGGCCCGGGTGGTCCGACGCGCTGATCGCGGCCTACGGCGTCGAACCGGATCCGCTGCGCCAGGCGTACTACGCCGACCTGTGGAACGCGACGTGA
- the gndA gene encoding NADP-dependent phosphogluconate dehydrogenase, with protein MTNVGVADIGVTGLAVMGSNLARNFARNGYTVAVHNRSNSKTQALIEAHGGDGEFVPSETTADFVASLKAPRTVIIMVKAGAPTDAVIEDLAAHMEPGDIIVDGGNAHFPDTIRREADLRERGFHFVGTGVSGGEEGALNGPSIMPGGTKEAYATLGPMLEKISAKVDGVPCCTYIGPDGAGHYVKMVHNGIEYADMQLIAEAYDLLRSALGLSAAQVGKIFEEWNAGDLESYLIEITAGVLAHVDAETGKAFVDVVLDQAEQKGTGRWTVQSALDLGVPITGIAEATFARALSGSVPQREAARAAGLAAETAGWDVKDAEAFIEDVRRALYASKVVAYSQGFDQIAAASAENDWNIDRGACARIWRGGCIIRARFLNRITEAYERDADLPLLISDPYFASAVGDGVASWRRVVAGAAMNGIPVPAFSSSLAYYDGVRSERLPAALIQAQRDFFGAHTYQRVDKAGVFHTEWSADRSETLQG; from the coding sequence ATGACAAACGTTGGCGTGGCAGACATCGGCGTGACCGGGCTCGCGGTCATGGGCAGCAACCTCGCGCGAAACTTCGCGCGCAACGGCTACACCGTGGCCGTTCACAACCGCTCGAACTCCAAGACGCAGGCCCTCATCGAGGCGCACGGCGGCGACGGCGAGTTCGTGCCGAGCGAGACGACGGCGGACTTCGTCGCCTCCCTCAAGGCTCCGCGCACCGTGATCATCATGGTCAAGGCCGGCGCCCCGACGGACGCGGTCATCGAGGACCTCGCCGCTCACATGGAGCCGGGCGACATCATCGTCGACGGCGGCAACGCGCACTTCCCCGACACCATCCGCCGCGAGGCCGACCTGCGCGAGCGCGGCTTCCACTTCGTCGGCACCGGCGTCTCGGGCGGTGAGGAGGGCGCGCTGAACGGGCCGTCGATCATGCCCGGCGGCACGAAGGAGGCCTACGCCACCCTCGGCCCGATGCTGGAGAAGATCTCCGCGAAGGTCGACGGCGTCCCGTGCTGCACGTACATCGGCCCGGACGGCGCCGGTCACTACGTGAAGATGGTCCACAACGGCATCGAGTACGCCGACATGCAGCTCATCGCCGAGGCGTACGACCTGCTCCGGTCGGCCCTCGGCCTGTCCGCCGCGCAGGTCGGGAAGATCTTCGAGGAGTGGAACGCGGGCGACCTCGAGTCGTACCTCATCGAGATCACGGCCGGCGTGCTCGCGCACGTGGACGCCGAGACCGGCAAGGCGTTCGTCGACGTCGTGCTCGACCAGGCCGAGCAGAAGGGCACCGGTCGCTGGACCGTGCAGTCCGCGCTCGACCTCGGCGTGCCGATCACGGGCATCGCGGAGGCCACGTTCGCCCGTGCGCTGTCCGGCTCCGTGCCGCAGCGCGAGGCGGCCCGCGCCGCCGGGCTCGCTGCCGAGACGGCCGGCTGGGACGTCAAGGACGCCGAGGCGTTCATCGAGGACGTCCGCCGCGCCCTGTACGCGTCCAAGGTCGTGGCGTACAGCCAGGGCTTCGACCAGATCGCGGCCGCGTCGGCCGAGAACGACTGGAACATCGACCGCGGCGCGTGCGCCCGCATCTGGCGCGGCGGCTGCATCATCCGCGCCCGCTTCCTCAACCGCATCACCGAGGCCTACGAGCGCGACGCCGACCTGCCCCTGCTCATCTCGGACCCGTACTTCGCCTCCGCGGTGGGCGACGGCGTCGCCTCCTGGCGTCGCGTCGTCGCCGGTGCGGCGATGAACGGCATCCCGGTGCCCGCGTTCTCGAGCTCGCTCGCGTACTACGACGGCGTGCGCTCCGAGCGCCTGCCGGCCGCGCTGATCCAGGCCCAGCGCGACTTCTTCGGGGCGCACACCTACCAGCGCGTCGACAAGGCGGGCGTCTTCCACACCGAGTGGAGCGCCGACCGCAGCGAGACCCTGCAGGGCTGA
- a CDS encoding MFS transporter, whose amino-acid sequence MTTSTTAEPTSILDPRLRWTTVGALSMVLLAAFEAMAVTTIMPAVSRDLDGAALYSVAFSATLAASIVGMVVAGRWSDRSGPGAPLVTAVGTFFAGLLAAGLATSMETFIVGRFLQGLGGGALTVCLYVVVARLYPPALHPKVFGAFAAAWVIPSMVGPFVAGVVADQLSWHWVFLGVAALVLLALASMASALREILRAGAGGTVAEGATDAPADEPVDAPADEPAPAPPAVRSGVAVLLALVVAGGLIALGTSAEVIEGHASWLMAAAAVAVVVVAVRPLLPRGTLLARPGLPATILVRGTIAAAYFGTEVYLPLMLQREYELSSSRAGLILTVGALSWATGSNLQARLTHVAPQRILTAGATMVLTGITVQIATAAADLGPWVAMAGWLVAGLGMGTSFPRITTLVLAYSTRAEQGANSSALSISDAVGGASSTAIAGLVFGALAFVGGTQQFLGGFGVALVAALASVLVARRAGRPARARP is encoded by the coding sequence ATGACGACGAGCACGACGGCGGAACCCACCTCGATCCTGGACCCCCGGCTCCGCTGGACCACCGTCGGCGCCCTCTCGATGGTCCTGCTGGCCGCCTTCGAGGCGATGGCCGTCACCACGATCATGCCCGCGGTCAGCCGCGACCTCGACGGCGCCGCCCTCTACTCCGTGGCGTTCTCCGCGACGCTCGCCGCGAGCATCGTCGGCATGGTGGTCGCCGGCCGGTGGTCCGACCGCAGCGGCCCCGGGGCCCCGCTGGTGACTGCCGTTGGGACGTTCTTCGCGGGGCTGCTCGCCGCCGGGCTGGCCACCTCCATGGAGACGTTCATCGTCGGGCGCTTCCTGCAGGGCCTCGGCGGCGGGGCGCTGACGGTGTGCCTGTACGTGGTCGTGGCCCGGCTCTACCCGCCCGCGCTGCACCCGAAGGTGTTCGGGGCGTTCGCCGCGGCCTGGGTGATCCCGTCGATGGTGGGGCCGTTCGTCGCCGGGGTGGTGGCCGACCAGCTGAGCTGGCACTGGGTGTTCCTCGGCGTCGCGGCGCTGGTGCTGCTGGCGCTGGCGTCGATGGCGTCGGCGCTGCGGGAGATCCTCCGGGCCGGGGCGGGTGGGACGGTCGCCGAGGGGGCGACGGACGCGCCGGCCGACGAGCCGGTCGATGCGCCCGCCGACGAGCCCGCCCCCGCCCCGCCCGCCGTCCGCTCCGGCGTCGCCGTCCTGCTCGCGCTCGTCGTCGCGGGCGGGCTGATCGCGCTCGGCACGTCCGCCGAGGTGATCGAGGGCCACGCGTCGTGGCTGATGGCTGCCGCCGCCGTCGCCGTCGTGGTCGTGGCGGTCCGCCCGCTGCTGCCGCGCGGCACGCTGCTGGCGCGCCCGGGGCTGCCCGCCACGATCCTGGTCCGCGGCACGATCGCCGCGGCGTACTTCGGCACCGAGGTCTACCTGCCGCTGATGCTCCAGCGTGAGTACGAGCTCAGCTCCTCGCGCGCCGGGCTCATCCTCACGGTCGGGGCGCTGTCGTGGGCCACAGGGTCGAACCTGCAGGCGCGGCTGACGCACGTCGCGCCGCAGCGGATCCTCACGGCCGGCGCCACGATGGTGCTCACCGGGATCACCGTGCAGATCGCGACGGCGGCCGCTGACCTCGGCCCCTGGGTCGCGATGGCCGGGTGGCTCGTCGCGGGGCTCGGCATGGGCACGTCCTTCCCGCGGATCACGACGCTCGTGCTCGCCTACTCCACGCGCGCCGAGCAGGGCGCGAACTCCTCCGCGCTGTCGATCTCGGACGCCGTCGGAGGGGCCAGCTCGACGGCGATCGCCGGGCTCGTGTTCGGTGCGCTCGCCTTCGTGGGGGGCACGCAGCAGTTCCTCGGCGGGTTCGGCGTCGCGCTGGTCGCGGCGCTCGCGTCGGTGCTCGTCGCGCGGCGCGCGGGCCGCCCGGCCCGGGCCCGACCGTGA
- a CDS encoding phosphoribosylaminoimidazolesuccinocarboxamide synthase yields the protein MTPAAALPAAPAVPGWRPVAAGKVRDLYVPDADNAAWGDDVVLVVASDRISAYDHVLSTPIPDKGAILTALSAWWFEQLGDGPDGVAHHLVSLDVPAEVAGRAMVCRRLEMYPVECVARGYLTGSGLVEYRADRTVCGVPLPDGLVDGSRLPEPIFTPAAKAAVGEHDENVTYERVAEMVGDDVADRLRTTTLAVYRRAEEIASARGIVLADTKFEFGADPALGADSIVLGDEVLTPDSSRFWDATLWAPGGAQPSFDKQYVRDWLTSDASGWDRAGDAPPPELPADVVLRTRERYVEAYERLTGRTFG from the coding sequence GTGACTCCCGCCGCCGCCCTCCCCGCCGCTCCCGCCGTCCCCGGCTGGCGCCCCGTCGCCGCCGGCAAGGTGCGCGACCTCTACGTGCCCGACGCCGACAACGCGGCCTGGGGCGACGACGTCGTGCTGGTCGTGGCGAGCGACCGCATCAGTGCCTACGACCACGTCCTGTCCACCCCGATCCCTGACAAGGGCGCGATCCTCACCGCGCTGAGCGCGTGGTGGTTCGAGCAGCTCGGTGACGGTCCCGACGGCGTCGCCCACCACCTCGTCTCGCTGGACGTCCCGGCCGAGGTCGCCGGGCGCGCGATGGTCTGCCGCCGGCTGGAGATGTACCCGGTCGAGTGCGTGGCCCGCGGCTACCTCACGGGTTCCGGCCTCGTGGAGTACCGGGCCGACCGCACCGTCTGCGGGGTCCCGCTGCCCGACGGTCTCGTCGACGGCTCCCGCCTGCCCGAGCCGATCTTCACGCCGGCCGCCAAGGCCGCGGTGGGGGAGCACGACGAGAACGTCACCTACGAGCGGGTCGCGGAGATGGTGGGCGACGACGTCGCGGACCGCCTCCGAACCACGACGCTCGCCGTCTACCGCCGTGCCGAGGAGATCGCGAGCGCGCGCGGGATCGTCCTGGCGGACACGAAGTTCGAGTTCGGGGCGGACCCGGCGCTCGGCGCCGACTCGATCGTCCTCGGCGACGAGGTGCTGACGCCCGACTCCTCCCGGTTCTGGGACGCGACGCTGTGGGCCCCGGGCGGCGCGCAGCCCAGCTTCGACAAGCAGTACGTGCGCGACTGGCTGACCTCGGACGCCTCCGGGTGGGACCGCGCGGGCGACGCCCCGCCTCCGGAGCTGCCGGCCGACGTCGTGCTGCGCACGCGCGAGCGCTACGTGGAGGCCTACGAGCGCCTCACGGGCCGCACCTTCGGCTGA
- a CDS encoding TNT domain-containing protein, whose amino-acid sequence MVRLDLPDTAVAALAELRVIDAAPGTGTWLSAYVSLTPGDDGTPAVVLERSERPYWNAPGLRMVVPAGDAPPATPVPTDEQWLGDLAAFPRDADHVPGWLRTSTAGPGAASAALREKLAQAQYPADAVVLPGDPPGATALEGALEVRQTGAHRFSVGVRDYGVFEAFHTSGSEREACDWLWNLLVAPLPAATPVGAQDLQYRSHSYQGAYAQIFAQLSAGGGALLTTLPPGVALDRLGSLDGVFLFPWATPIPNRSLPPTASGPTTRLYQFVTTAPLHVEAEIVPAWFGQPGGSLRFRIAADGVGVRQLVTSRALLEVRVA is encoded by the coding sequence ATGGTCCGCCTCGACCTCCCCGACACCGCCGTGGCCGCCCTCGCGGAGCTCCGCGTGATCGACGCCGCCCCCGGCACGGGCACCTGGCTGTCGGCCTACGTCAGCCTCACGCCCGGGGACGACGGCACCCCCGCCGTCGTGCTCGAGCGTTCGGAGCGCCCGTACTGGAACGCGCCCGGGCTGCGGATGGTCGTGCCCGCGGGCGACGCCCCGCCGGCCACCCCGGTCCCCACGGACGAGCAGTGGCTCGGCGACCTCGCGGCGTTCCCGCGCGACGCCGATCACGTGCCGGGCTGGCTCCGCACCTCCACCGCGGGACCCGGCGCCGCGAGCGCCGCGCTGCGCGAGAAGCTGGCCCAGGCGCAGTACCCGGCCGACGCCGTCGTGCTCCCGGGCGACCCGCCCGGCGCCACCGCGCTCGAGGGTGCGCTCGAGGTGCGTCAGACCGGCGCGCACCGGTTCAGCGTGGGCGTGCGCGACTACGGCGTCTTCGAGGCGTTCCACACGAGCGGCTCCGAGCGCGAGGCGTGCGACTGGCTGTGGAACCTGCTGGTGGCGCCCCTGCCCGCGGCCACGCCCGTCGGCGCGCAGGACCTGCAGTACCGCTCGCACTCCTACCAGGGCGCGTACGCGCAGATCTTCGCCCAGCTCTCCGCCGGCGGCGGAGCGCTGCTGACGACGCTGCCGCCCGGCGTCGCGCTCGACCGCCTCGGTTCGCTCGACGGGGTCTTCCTGTTCCCGTGGGCGACGCCGATCCCGAACCGCTCGCTCCCGCCCACGGCCAGCGGTCCCACGACGCGCCTGTACCAGTTCGTCACGACGGCGCCGCTGCACGTCGAGGCCGAGATCGTGCCGGCGTGGTTCGGCCAGCCCGGCGGCTCGCTGCGGTTCCGGATCGCGGCCGACGGCGTGGGCGTGCGTCAGCTCGTGACGTCGCGGGCGCTGCTCGAGGTCCGCGTCGCCTGA
- the purS gene encoding phosphoribosylformylglycinamidine synthase subunit PurS yields MGRVVVEVMPKPEILDPQGKAVNGALPRLGFTGISQVRQGKRFEITVDGEVTDEVLADIRRAAETLLSNPVIEDVVKVEAEPAAVSA; encoded by the coding sequence ATGGGACGCGTCGTCGTCGAGGTCATGCCCAAGCCGGAGATCCTGGACCCGCAGGGGAAGGCCGTGAACGGCGCCCTGCCCCGTCTGGGCTTCACCGGCATCTCCCAGGTCCGCCAGGGCAAGCGGTTCGAGATCACGGTGGACGGCGAGGTGACCGACGAGGTCCTCGCCGACATCCGCCGCGCCGCCGAGACGCTGCTGTCCAACCCCGTCATCGAGGACGTCGTCAAGGTCGAGGCCGAGCCGGCCGCGGTGTCCGCCTGA
- the purQ gene encoding phosphoribosylformylglycinamidine synthase subunit PurQ encodes MSAPATPGAQGARIGVVTFPGTLDDRDAQRAVRLAGATPVPLWHGDADLAGVDAVVLPGGFSYGDYLRAGAIARFAPVMTALVDAANGGLPVLGICNGFQMLTEAHLLPGSMIKNEKLTFVCRDQVLRVENASTAWTNAFATGEEIVIPLKNQDGQYVADERTLDELEGEGRVVFRYVDVNPNGSRRDIAGISNARGNVVGLMPHPEHAVEKGFGPDGDAGVRTGTDGLRFFTSALASLLATA; translated from the coding sequence ATGTCGGCTCCCGCCACCCCGGGCGCCCAGGGCGCGCGCATCGGCGTCGTCACGTTCCCCGGGACGCTCGACGACCGTGACGCGCAGCGCGCCGTCCGGCTCGCCGGCGCCACCCCGGTGCCGCTCTGGCACGGGGACGCCGACCTGGCCGGGGTCGACGCCGTCGTGCTCCCCGGCGGGTTCTCCTACGGGGACTACCTCCGCGCCGGCGCCATCGCCCGGTTCGCCCCGGTGATGACCGCGCTGGTCGACGCCGCGAACGGCGGCCTGCCGGTGCTCGGCATCTGCAACGGCTTCCAGATGCTCACCGAGGCGCACCTGCTGCCCGGGTCGATGATCAAGAACGAGAAGCTGACGTTCGTCTGCCGCGACCAGGTGCTGCGCGTCGAGAACGCGAGCACCGCCTGGACGAACGCCTTCGCCACCGGCGAGGAGATCGTCATCCCGCTGAAGAACCAGGACGGCCAGTACGTCGCCGACGAGCGCACCCTGGACGAGCTCGAGGGCGAGGGCCGCGTCGTCTTCCGCTACGTCGACGTCAACCCCAACGGTTCGCGCCGCGACATCGCCGGCATCAGCAACGCTCGCGGCAACGTCGTCGGCCTCATGCCGCACCCGGAGCACGCCGTCGAGAAGGGCTTCGGTCCCGACGGCGACGCCGGCGTCCGCACCGGTACCGACGGCCTGCGGTTCTTCACCTCCGCGCTCGCGTCGCTGCTCGCGACGGCCTGA
- a CDS encoding AMP-binding protein — protein MNATAPRPEFGPLTVTIPDESVPHGLTAAATAWPDRIAVDFLRATLTYAELDAQVARAAQALLDLGVEPGDRVAIALPNCTTHVVAFYAVLRIGGVVVEHNPTYTATQLVHQLSDSGARVAIVWEKVARAALGARTSSPLTTVIAVNVAGDLPRGSQLALRLPVRAARATRDALRADVPAGALRWERLVRRGGPALPASHPYPASSDVALLQYTGGTTGTPKGAVLTHRNLVANAVQCAEWTRTVGGTETLYGALPFFHAFGLTLCLGYGIRTGATLVIFPKFDPAALVSAQKRRPGTFLPAVPPMIDRFTTAAREAGVALTSFRFAFSGAMALPEATAQAWEEATGGYAIEGYGMTETSPVALGNPVSAERRAGALGVPFPDTEIRVVDAESLEDVEPGARGELLLRGPQVFSGYWNRPEETAHQLLEDGWLRTGDVVTVDEAGFVTLVDRIKEMIVTGGFKVYPSQVEDRLREMPGVADVAVVGMPAGDLGEKVVAAIVLDGTVPAISLAELRAWAAESVASYAVPRELVVVTELPRSIIGKVLRRVVRDDLDASR, from the coding sequence GTGAACGCGACCGCGCCCCGTCCCGAGTTCGGACCCCTGACCGTCACCATCCCCGACGAGTCCGTCCCGCACGGCCTGACCGCCGCCGCCACCGCGTGGCCCGACCGGATCGCCGTCGACTTCCTGCGGGCCACGCTCACCTACGCCGAGCTCGACGCCCAGGTGGCCCGCGCGGCGCAGGCCCTGCTCGACCTCGGCGTCGAGCCCGGCGACCGCGTCGCGATCGCGCTGCCGAACTGCACCACCCACGTCGTGGCGTTCTACGCCGTGCTGCGGATCGGTGGCGTCGTCGTCGAGCACAACCCGACCTACACGGCCACGCAGCTCGTGCACCAGCTCTCCGACTCGGGCGCCCGCGTCGCCATCGTGTGGGAGAAGGTCGCCCGCGCCGCGCTCGGCGCCCGCACCAGCTCCCCCCTGACGACCGTGATCGCCGTCAACGTCGCCGGGGACCTCCCGCGCGGCTCGCAGCTGGCGCTCCGGCTCCCGGTCCGGGCCGCGCGCGCCACGCGCGACGCCCTGCGCGCCGACGTCCCCGCAGGCGCCCTGCGCTGGGAGCGCCTCGTGCGGCGCGGCGGCCCCGCGCTGCCCGCGAGCCACCCGTACCCGGCGAGCTCCGACGTCGCGCTCCTGCAGTACACGGGCGGCACCACCGGCACCCCGAAGGGCGCGGTGCTGACGCACCGCAACCTCGTGGCGAACGCGGTCCAGTGCGCCGAGTGGACCCGCACGGTCGGCGGCACCGAGACCCTCTACGGCGCGCTGCCGTTCTTCCACGCCTTCGGGCTGACGCTCTGCCTCGGCTACGGCATCCGCACCGGCGCGACGCTCGTGATCTTCCCGAAGTTCGACCCCGCCGCCCTGGTCTCCGCGCAGAAGCGCCGGCCGGGCACCTTCCTCCCGGCCGTCCCGCCGATGATCGACCGGTTCACGACGGCGGCGCGCGAGGCCGGGGTCGCCCTCACCTCGTTCCGGTTCGCGTTCAGCGGCGCGATGGCGCTGCCCGAGGCGACGGCGCAGGCGTGGGAGGAGGCGACCGGCGGCTACGCGATCGAGGGCTACGGCATGACGGAGACGTCGCCCGTGGCGCTCGGCAACCCGGTGTCCGCGGAGCGCCGCGCGGGCGCGCTCGGGGTGCCGTTCCCCGACACGGAGATCCGCGTGGTCGACGCCGAGTCGCTCGAGGACGTCGAGCCCGGCGCCCGCGGTGAGCTGCTGCTGCGCGGGCCGCAGGTCTTCTCCGGCTACTGGAACCGGCCGGAGGAGACGGCGCACCAGCTGCTCGAGGACGGGTGGCTGCGGACCGGCGACGTCGTCACCGTCGACGAGGCCGGCTTCGTCACGCTGGTCGACCGCATCAAGGAGATGATCGTCACCGGCGGCTTCAAGGTCTACCCCTCGCAGGTCGAGGACCGCCTGCGCGAGATGCCGGGGGTGGCGGACGTCGCCGTCGTCGGGATGCCGGCAGGCGACCTGGGCGAGAAGGTGGTCGCCGCCATCGTGCTCGACGGAACGGTCCCGGCGATCTCGCTCGCCGAGCTCCGCGCCTGGGCGGCCGAGAGCGTCGCGTCCTACGCCGTCCCCCGCGAGCTCGTCGTCGTCACCGAGCTGCCTCGTTCGATCATCGGCAAGGTGCTGCGGCGGGTCGTCAGGGACGACCTGGACGCCTCCCGCTGA
- a CDS encoding DinB family protein has protein sequence MTVPGETIEPDAKDWTWVLSQPCPDCGLEASAVAVADVGGLVRASVPRWRASLGRQDVRDRPDPGTWSPLEYGAHVRDVFRVFDERLALMLTQDAPTFANWDQDATALADRYGEQDPVVVAEELAVAADVIAARFDAVPALSHERRGLRSNGSEFTVTTLAQYFWHDVAHHLHDVGA, from the coding sequence ATGACCGTCCCGGGCGAGACCATCGAACCCGACGCCAAGGACTGGACGTGGGTGCTCTCCCAGCCCTGCCCGGACTGCGGCCTCGAGGCGTCCGCGGTGGCGGTGGCCGACGTCGGCGGCCTTGTCCGCGCGAGCGTCCCGCGGTGGCGCGCGTCGCTCGGCCGCCAGGACGTGCGGGACCGTCCGGACCCGGGCACCTGGTCGCCCCTGGAGTACGGCGCCCACGTGCGCGACGTGTTCCGCGTCTTCGACGAGCGCCTCGCGCTGATGCTGACCCAGGACGCCCCGACCTTCGCGAACTGGGACCAGGACGCCACGGCGCTGGCGGATCGCTACGGCGAGCAGGACCCCGTCGTCGTCGCCGAGGAGCTGGCCGTGGCGGCGGACGTCATCGCCGCGCGGTTCGACGCCGTTCCCGCCCTCTCCCACGAGCGCCGGGGACTGCGCTCCAACGGCTCGGAGTTCACGGTCACGACGCTCGCGCAGTACTTCTGGCACGACGTCGCGCACCACCTTCACGACGTCGGGGCCTGA
- a CDS encoding META domain-containing protein, with protein MSQRTPALRRPLQMIGAAVLAVGLAACTAPGGSGSGDAADPGADPGTGADDLASLEGVRWTLESGTVDGEELDVPESPVIRFGISREGETVSIAGTVCNSVGGELVGWPDVVEITGLASTEIYCEQDGLMELEAALTDALPRVTAMAGDRTGLVLTGDGVELVFDEDGTANLAADPVEAFIVETDLAALEGLTWTFGSGTVDGEALVPVEGHDATLTVTRQDDVVSIGGTVCNTFGGTLVGWPDAVHVTEVASTRMMCTPEALMDLEAAIQGALPRIDAITGDAAGLTLTGDGVELVYTGRP; from the coding sequence ATGAGCCAGCGAACCCCCGCCCTCCGTCGACCCCTCCAGATGATCGGGGCGGCCGTCCTCGCCGTCGGCCTGGCCGCGTGCACCGCACCCGGCGGCTCGGGCTCGGGCGACGCGGCCGACCCCGGCGCCGACCCCGGCACCGGCGCCGACGACCTCGCGTCGCTCGAGGGCGTGCGCTGGACCCTGGAGTCCGGCACGGTCGACGGCGAGGAGCTCGACGTCCCCGAGTCGCCCGTCATCAGGTTCGGCATCTCCCGCGAGGGCGAGACCGTCAGCATCGCGGGCACCGTCTGCAACTCGGTCGGCGGCGAGCTGGTCGGCTGGCCCGACGTCGTGGAGATCACGGGACTGGCCAGCACCGAGATCTACTGCGAGCAGGACGGTCTGATGGAGCTGGAGGCGGCCCTGACGGACGCCCTGCCCCGTGTCACCGCCATGGCGGGCGACCGCACGGGTCTCGTGCTGACGGGCGACGGCGTCGAGCTCGTGTTCGACGAGGACGGGACGGCCAACCTCGCGGCCGACCCGGTCGAGGCGTTCATCGTCGAGACCGACCTCGCCGCGCTCGAGGGCCTCACCTGGACCTTCGGGTCCGGGACGGTCGACGGCGAGGCGCTCGTCCCCGTCGAAGGGCACGACGCGACGCTCACGGTCACGCGGCAGGACGACGTCGTCTCGATCGGCGGCACCGTCTGCAACACGTTCGGCGGGACGCTCGTCGGCTGGCCGGACGCGGTCCACGTGACCGAGGTCGCGAGCACCCGGATGATGTGCACGCCGGAGGCGCTGATGGACCTCGAGGCGGCGATCCAGGGCGCCCTGCCCCGCATCGACGCGATCACGGGCGACGCCGCCGGCCTCACCCTGACGGGCGACGGAGTCGAGCTCGTCTACACCGGCCGCCCCTGA